A stretch of Clostridium formicaceticum DNA encodes these proteins:
- the murD gene encoding UDP-N-acetylmuramoyl-L-alanine--D-glutamate ligase → MNLKNKKVLVIGLAITGVPLVKTLLSLGATVIVNDLKPEETLAESLKELEGLKFQAILGKHPESIEELGNLDLAVVSPGVPLDIPFIKKLKETDIEIIGEIELAYRLNKAPIVAITGTNGKTTTTALTGEIFRRAKKNTFVVGNIGVAAISKALETTEKDVMVMEVSSFQLESVKEFRPKVAAILNLTPDHLNRHKTMENYQSAKFNLFKNQGPNDYAVINYDDSICRKASEGLSSKKLYFSRKVQLSEGVFVENNHIVISYDDRKEVVINIEDIKIPGLHNLENALAATAMAFLMGVEIEVIRTALMHFKGVVHRIEYVDTIKGVHFINDSKATNTDAAIKAIEAVNPPIILLAGGLDKASEFEDFIQAFNQKVKHVFAYGETAEKIYATAEKLAFHHVTIVKDLEEAASDAYAIAKEEDTILLSPACASWDMYRNFEERGDHFKKIVANLRRS, encoded by the coding sequence ATGAATTTAAAAAATAAAAAGGTTTTAGTCATAGGATTAGCTATAACAGGCGTACCATTAGTAAAGACATTATTAAGCTTAGGGGCCACAGTAATTGTGAATGATCTTAAGCCAGAAGAAACGCTAGCAGAGAGTTTAAAGGAGTTGGAGGGGCTAAAGTTTCAGGCTATTTTAGGAAAGCATCCTGAAAGTATAGAAGAGCTGGGCAACTTGGATTTAGCGGTGGTTTCCCCTGGTGTGCCTTTAGATATACCATTTATCAAGAAGCTAAAGGAAACAGATATTGAAATCATTGGGGAGATAGAGCTAGCTTATCGACTAAATAAAGCGCCCATTGTTGCCATTACTGGAACCAATGGAAAAACCACAACCACAGCTTTAACAGGAGAAATATTTAGAAGGGCGAAAAAAAACACCTTTGTTGTAGGCAATATTGGTGTAGCTGCTATATCTAAGGCGCTGGAGACAACTGAAAAAGATGTTATGGTGATGGAGGTTAGCAGTTTTCAACTAGAAAGTGTCAAAGAATTTCGTCCGAAGGTAGCGGCGATATTAAACTTAACGCCAGATCATTTAAATCGTCATAAAACTATGGAAAATTATCAAAGTGCTAAATTTAATCTATTCAAAAATCAGGGGCCAAATGATTATGCTGTTATTAATTATGATGACAGCATTTGCAGAAAGGCCAGTGAAGGCCTTTCAAGTAAAAAGCTGTACTTTAGTAGAAAGGTACAGTTGTCAGAGGGGGTATTTGTAGAAAACAACCACATTGTGATTTCATATGATGATAGAAAAGAAGTTGTTATCAACATAGAAGATATAAAAATCCCAGGTCTACATAATCTAGAAAATGCATTAGCAGCTACAGCAATGGCCTTTTTAATGGGGGTAGAAATTGAAGTAATTCGGACTGCGTTAATGCATTTTAAAGGTGTAGTTCACCGCATTGAATATGTAGATACCATCAAGGGTGTTCACTTTATTAATGATTCAAAGGCTACCAATACAGATGCAGCTATTAAGGCAATTGAAGCTGTAAACCCTCCTATTATTTTGTTAGCAGGAGGCTTAGATAAGGCCAGTGAGTTTGAAGATTTCATTCAGGCATTTAATCAGAAGGTAAAGCATGTATTTGCCTACGGAGAAACTGCAGAAAAAATTTATGCTACAGCAGAAAAATTAGCTTTTCATCATGTAACCATCGTAAAAGATTTGGAAGAAGCTGCAAGCGATGCATATGCTATAGCAAAAGAAGAAGATACTATCTTGCTTTCTCCTGCCTGCGCCAGTTGGGATATGTATAGGAACTTTGAAGAAAGAGGAGATCATTTTAAAAAAATAGTAGCAAATTTAAGGAGGTCTTAA
- the mraY gene encoding phospho-N-acetylmuramoyl-pentapeptide-transferase — translation MLQQNQLIYTIIIGFFITLILGPLIIPFLKRLKVGQTIREEGPQSHMSKSGTPTIGGVIIIASVLMTSLTSGMMNTDLLVALGATVAFGFIGFIDDFIKVVLKRNLGLRAYQKLLLQIIVAVLLAVYQSNTSIVQTKIIIPFIEGSVQIGNIVIPQYLDLGILYIPFIVFVVVATVNSANLTDGLDGLAAGVTLIITGFFSLLAMSWGYTSLAIFASAVTGACLGFLRYNTHPAQVFMGDTGSLALGGAVATMAILMNVPLIIPIVGGIYFAESVSVILQVISFKTTGKRIFKMSPLHHHFELSGWAETKVVTVFWIVTVILCLIGILALH, via the coding sequence ATGTTACAGCAAAACCAGCTTATTTATACAATAATTATCGGTTTTTTCATTACACTAATACTAGGACCATTAATTATTCCCTTTTTAAAAAGGCTAAAGGTAGGTCAAACCATTAGAGAAGAGGGACCCCAAAGCCATATGTCCAAAAGCGGGACACCGACGATTGGTGGTGTTATTATTATCGCATCTGTTTTAATGACATCCCTTACTTCGGGAATGATGAATACAGATTTATTGGTGGCATTAGGAGCCACCGTGGCCTTTGGATTTATAGGATTTATTGATGATTTTATTAAGGTGGTTTTAAAACGAAATCTTGGATTGAGGGCATATCAAAAACTTTTGCTACAGATCATTGTGGCGGTACTATTAGCGGTTTATCAATCCAATACATCGATTGTACAGACAAAAATTATTATTCCTTTTATTGAGGGAAGTGTGCAGATAGGTAATATTGTTATACCTCAATATTTAGATTTAGGTATTTTGTATATTCCTTTTATTGTATTTGTCGTAGTAGCAACAGTAAATAGTGCAAATCTAACAGATGGTTTAGACGGCTTAGCAGCAGGAGTGACCTTAATCATTACTGGTTTCTTCAGTCTATTAGCCATGAGTTGGGGTTATACTAGTTTGGCGATTTTTGCAAGTGCTGTAACAGGAGCTTGTTTAGGTTTTTTAAGATACAATACCCACCCTGCTCAAGTGTTTATGGGGGATACTGGCTCTTTGGCCTTAGGGGGGGCAGTGGCTACAATGGCCATACTGATGAATGTTCCTTTAATCATACCGATTGTAGGAGGTATTTATTTTGCAGAGTCCGTATCTGTTATTTTACAGGTGATTTCTTTTAAAACTACTGGAAAGCGGATTTTTAAAATGAGTCCCTTGCACCACCACTTTGAGCTTAGCGGTTGGGCAGAAACAAAAGTTGTTACGGTCTTTTGGATTGTGACAGTTATTTTATGTTTAATAGGTATTTTAGCTTTACACTAA